In the genome of Microthrixaceae bacterium, one region contains:
- a CDS encoding sigma-70 family RNA polymerase sigma factor: protein MTDPVAERAEVEAAQAGNRASLELLLRRHQPQIHAVCRRITGNDTDALDATQEALIAIVKGLPRFDGRSKFSTWVYRVTTNVCLDELRRRKRRPTPIETGSPEGGNDRSDTTSVGVDRVGDAVSSRLLVDQALAGLAPEFRAAVVLRDICQLDYAEIAEVLDVPIGTVRSRIARGRGQLADAIDHAQPGNSTTPTVRPTTAP from the coding sequence ATGACAGATCCAGTTGCGGAACGAGCCGAAGTAGAAGCCGCCCAAGCTGGCAATCGCGCCTCGCTGGAACTCCTGCTCCGAAGGCACCAACCTCAGATCCATGCGGTCTGCCGACGTATCACCGGCAACGACACCGATGCTCTCGACGCCACCCAGGAAGCCCTGATCGCCATCGTCAAGGGTCTTCCCCGCTTCGACGGCCGATCCAAGTTCTCGACCTGGGTGTACCGCGTCACCACCAACGTCTGCCTCGATGAGCTGCGCCGACGCAAGCGCCGCCCCACCCCGATCGAAACCGGGTCACCCGAGGGGGGCAACGATCGAAGTGATACGACGTCAGTCGGTGTCGACCGAGTCGGAGACGCCGTTTCGAGCCGCCTGCTGGTGGATCAAGCCCTTGCCGGGCTGGCCCCCGAATTCCGGGCCGCAGTCGTGCTGCGCGACATCTGCCAACTCGACTACGCCGAGATCGCCGAAGTACTCGACGTACCCATCGGAACTGTCAGGTCGCGCATTGCCAGGGGCCGCGGTCAACTGGCTGACGCAATCGACCATGCTCAACCCGGGAACTCAACGACCCCCACCGTTCGTCCCACTACTGCACCATGA
- a CDS encoding YidC/Oxa1 family membrane protein insertase: MYNVIARPLQFYYELWPSYAGAITLLTLTVMLVLLPLTLKGTRSMLAMQKLQPELKKLQNQHRDDRQKLNEEVMKFYKENNINPLSGCMPLLLQMPIFIILYRTLHDLLWRASSGFDLGAAAARAANGVKGGVWEQYGNFAPKHLDPTSQLYQDLTKTNEMSSLGMNLAQSAQQAMSDGAGVAAPYILLVMAVAGTSYYQQRQIAGRPGAAQVNPQQQMLLKIMPVFFAFISLTLPAGLVVYFLVSNLFRIAQQALITRTMYKDHPGTIETTATDTDESSAKSGGGIFAMIKEQANASSKAREDLQKSKSTGQAVSKQSSQPNSKPSGNQPAGKGGAPSRSAPSQANRSKAKKKRR; encoded by the coding sequence ATGTACAACGTCATAGCCAGGCCCTTGCAGTTCTATTACGAGCTCTGGCCCAGCTACGCCGGCGCCATCACCCTGCTCACGCTCACGGTGATGTTGGTACTGCTGCCCCTCACCCTCAAGGGCACGCGGTCGATGCTGGCCATGCAGAAGCTCCAGCCCGAGCTGAAGAAGCTTCAGAACCAACACCGCGACGATCGGCAGAAGCTGAACGAAGAGGTGATGAAGTTCTACAAGGAGAACAACATCAACCCCCTCTCGGGTTGCATGCCGCTGCTCCTACAGATGCCGATCTTCATCATCCTGTACCGGACCCTGCACGACCTGCTGTGGCGTGCGTCCTCGGGGTTCGACCTAGGCGCGGCCGCAGCCAGAGCCGCGAACGGGGTGAAGGGCGGGGTCTGGGAGCAGTACGGCAACTTCGCTCCCAAGCACCTTGATCCCACCTCTCAGCTCTACCAGGACCTGACCAAGACCAACGAGATGTCCTCGCTGGGCATGAACCTCGCCCAGTCGGCCCAGCAGGCCATGTCGGATGGGGCTGGGGTTGCGGCTCCCTACATCTTGTTGGTGATGGCCGTGGCCGGTACCAGCTACTACCAGCAGCGCCAGATCGCGGGCCGACCAGGCGCGGCCCAAGTGAATCCGCAACAGCAGATGCTCCTGAAGATCATGCCGGTCTTCTTCGCCTTCATCTCGCTGACACTCCCGGCAGGTCTGGTGGTCTACTTCCTGGTCTCCAACCTGTTCCGCATAGCTCAGCAGGCTTTGATCACCCGCACCATGTACAAGGATCACCCCGGAACGATTGAGACCACCGCCACCGATACTGACGAATCGTCAGCTAAATCCGGGGGTGGGATCTTCGCCATGATCAAGGAACAGGCCAACGCCAGCTCCAAGGCACGTGAAGACCTCCAGAAGTCGAAGTCCACGGGTCAGGCTGTCTCCAAGCAGAGCAGCCAACCCAACTCCAAACCGTCCGGAAACCAACCGGCTGGGAAGGGCGGCGCACCGAGTCGGAGCGCCCCCTCCCAGGCCAACCGGTCCAAGGCCAAAAAGAAGCGAAGGTGA
- the rnpA gene encoding ribonuclease P protein component: MIGRITDRRTFEALRHRGTRVRRGPLALVYLPEPLDGAPRTRVAFAITRKVGSAVVRNRLRRRLRAVLTDMATTLPPGALLVSASVGAVERSPAELRDDVVRLLETLQIQLCRDRP; this comes from the coding sequence CTGATCGGCCGGATAACCGACCGCCGCACCTTCGAGGCCCTCCGCCACCGCGGAACGAGGGTACGCAGGGGACCTCTGGCCCTCGTGTACTTGCCCGAACCTCTCGACGGAGCGCCTCGCACCCGGGTGGCTTTTGCCATCACCCGCAAGGTTGGCTCGGCAGTGGTTCGAAATCGCCTCCGGCGACGGCTCCGAGCCGTGTTGACAGACATGGCCACGACCCTGCCACCAGGGGCGCTGCTTGTTTCGGCCAGCGTCGGAGCGGTGGAGCGGAGTCCCGCCGAATTGAGAGATGACGTGGTCCGCTTGCTTGAGACGCTCCAAATCCAGTTATGTCGGGACCGGCCATGA
- the dnaA gene encoding chromosomal replication initiator protein DnaA has protein sequence MSATRQTSLAFFSTVCGLAVELLSGGTVHTVAPDAQHLWATCQTALQAQVSDAVWRSTFQDITAISLEDMTFVLSVPSAVVKDRVENRYMSLVEDIARDSAGEPLTIELTVQPDAAEPTLFDDPLDALLGAPPAIVGPTEETPIPGPGLIDDNNLTFEAFVIGPSNRFAHAAALAVAETPGRSYNPLFIYGDAGLGKTHLLHAIRHYIEVNYPHYVVRYVSTETFLNQFIESIRHKTSADFKKRYREVDVLLVDDIQFLENRKETQEEFFHTFNALHGGGRQLVLCSDRPPDAISTLEARLRSRFKGGLITDIQPPDLETRLAIVRKKAEGETVAIPDEVLEFIATNITDNIRELEGALNRVSALANLDREPLTLEKAERHLHDILGDRQPRPITPQVILEATATMFEFTVEDLKGKSRSRPLVTARQIAMYVFRELTDLSYPAIAREFGGRDHTTVIHAVEKIKALMKERRQIYDQVSELVQQIRKGG, from the coding sequence ATGTCCGCCACCCGGCAGACGTCTCTAGCCTTCTTTTCCACAGTTTGTGGACTAGCTGTGGAACTGTTATCAGGAGGGACGGTCCACACGGTGGCACCAGATGCGCAGCACCTGTGGGCGACGTGCCAAACCGCCCTGCAGGCCCAGGTCTCCGATGCGGTTTGGAGATCGACCTTCCAGGACATAACCGCCATATCTCTTGAGGACATGACGTTCGTCTTGTCGGTTCCCAGCGCGGTGGTCAAGGACCGAGTCGAGAACCGCTACATGTCGTTGGTGGAGGACATCGCCCGCGACAGCGCCGGCGAGCCCCTCACCATCGAGCTCACCGTCCAGCCCGACGCGGCCGAACCGACCCTGTTCGATGATCCTCTAGATGCCTTGCTCGGCGCTCCCCCTGCGATCGTTGGTCCAACCGAGGAGACACCGATACCGGGGCCTGGGCTCATAGACGACAACAACCTCACCTTCGAGGCGTTCGTCATCGGGCCCTCGAACCGATTTGCCCATGCCGCTGCCCTTGCGGTGGCCGAGACGCCTGGGCGTTCCTACAACCCGCTGTTCATCTACGGCGATGCTGGTCTGGGCAAGACGCACCTGCTTCACGCCATACGCCACTACATAGAGGTCAACTACCCCCACTACGTCGTTCGCTACGTCAGCACCGAGACGTTCCTGAACCAGTTCATCGAGTCGATCCGTCACAAGACCTCGGCTGATTTCAAGAAGCGCTACCGCGAGGTAGACGTCTTGTTGGTCGACGACATCCAGTTCTTGGAGAACCGCAAGGAGACCCAAGAGGAGTTCTTCCACACCTTCAACGCTCTCCACGGCGGTGGAAGGCAGCTGGTGTTGTGCTCGGATCGTCCACCCGACGCCATCTCGACGTTGGAGGCCCGGCTTCGTAGCCGGTTCAAGGGCGGTCTGATCACCGACATCCAGCCGCCAGACCTCGAGACCCGCCTTGCCATTGTGCGCAAGAAGGCCGAGGGCGAGACGGTGGCGATTCCCGATGAGGTCCTCGAGTTCATCGCCACGAACATCACCGACAACATCCGCGAGCTAGAGGGTGCGCTGAACCGGGTATCGGCGCTGGCCAATCTGGACAGGGAACCGCTCACCCTGGAGAAAGCCGAACGCCACCTCCACGACATCCTCGGCGATCGTCAGCCCAGACCCATCACGCCCCAAGTGATCCTGGAAGCCACCGCAACCATGTTCGAGTTCACCGTCGAGGATCTCAAGGGCAAGAGCCGTAGTCGACCGCTGGTAACCGCTCGCCAGATTGCCATGTACGTCTTCCGAGAATTGACCGATCTGTCCTACCCCGCCATCGCTCGTGAGTTCGGTGGACGTGATCACACCACGGTGATCCATGCGGTGGAGAAGATCAAAGCCCTCATGAAGGAACGTCGCCAGATCTACGACCAGGTCTCCGAGCTGGTGCAACAGATACGCAAGGGTGGCTGA
- a CDS encoding serine/threonine protein kinase, translating into MATSPASALLTGRVLAGRYRLNRPIAAGGMAQVYEATDEVLARRVAVKVLHPHLATDRAFVERFRAEAVAAARLTHPSIVSVYDTVVDGEVNAIVMELVRGTTLRADIDAHGPLQLQAVLAIGIQVADALGAAHVGGLVHRDVKPANILLSADGRVLVADFGIAKAAQGADHTDDGAMVGTAKYLAPEQVQGVTVDARTDIYALGIVLYEALTGVPPFKGDSDTATALARLHNDPVRPRQLRPDIPVAVEAVIGRALARRPEDRFPTATAMRAALLHAGADPSRASAVALAAATSTPGPSMGPVEERHDLGGPMVAGSSSPRTVPESALDVGSPPGAGRRGGAGAILLVLLIVAVAAAAIYVGATRSASEDPIVAVAGFSTFDPPPGTNGENDDLLAGLTDQDPTSGWTSETYRNRDVTVHKPGFGLVADLGSTHELSELTVTSPNRGWAAEILVSTGGQPTDRAAWGDPVATVTDASPGATLVSFARRSGSRVMIWFTDVGEDRAVTVSSLEVRGR; encoded by the coding sequence GTGGCCACCTCCCCTGCTTCCGCCCTGCTCACCGGCCGCGTCCTGGCCGGGCGATACCGCCTGAACCGCCCCATCGCCGCCGGTGGCATGGCCCAGGTTTACGAAGCCACCGATGAGGTCCTGGCCCGACGGGTGGCGGTCAAAGTGCTACACCCTCACCTGGCCACCGACCGGGCCTTCGTTGAACGGTTTCGAGCGGAGGCCGTGGCCGCCGCCCGGCTCACCCATCCCTCGATCGTCTCTGTCTATGACACCGTGGTGGATGGCGAGGTGAACGCCATCGTCATGGAGTTGGTGCGGGGAACCACGCTGCGAGCCGACATCGACGCTCACGGTCCGCTACAGCTTCAGGCCGTTCTCGCCATCGGAATACAGGTAGCCGACGCCTTGGGTGCCGCTCACGTTGGCGGACTGGTCCACCGCGACGTGAAACCCGCCAACATCTTGCTGTCGGCCGATGGGCGAGTCCTGGTCGCCGACTTCGGAATCGCCAAGGCCGCTCAGGGAGCCGATCACACCGACGACGGGGCCATGGTGGGTACCGCCAAATACCTCGCTCCCGAGCAAGTGCAAGGCGTCACCGTCGACGCCCGAACCGACATCTACGCGCTCGGCATCGTGCTGTACGAGGCCCTCACCGGTGTACCGCCGTTCAAGGGGGACTCCGACACTGCCACGGCGCTGGCCCGGCTCCACAACGACCCCGTTCGCCCCCGCCAACTGCGCCCCGACATCCCCGTCGCGGTGGAAGCGGTGATCGGCCGAGCGCTGGCTCGGCGCCCCGAGGACCGTTTCCCCACGGCCACGGCAATGCGCGCTGCACTCCTCCATGCCGGCGCCGACCCGTCCCGAGCAAGCGCCGTGGCCCTGGCCGCCGCCACCTCCACCCCTGGCCCGTCGATGGGACCAGTTGAGGAGAGACACGACCTTGGCGGGCCGATGGTCGCGGGATCATCGAGCCCTCGGACCGTTCCCGAGTCGGCCCTTGATGTCGGTAGCCCACCTGGGGCCGGTCGACGGGGCGGGGCTGGGGCCATCCTTCTGGTCCTGTTGATCGTCGCCGTCGCCGCGGCCGCCATCTACGTGGGTGCCACCAGAAGTGCATCGGAAGATCCCATCGTGGCCGTGGCTGGGTTCTCCACGTTCGACCCTCCACCAGGAACCAACGGTGAAAACGACGACCTCCTAGCCGGCCTGACCGACCAGGATCCCACCTCGGGATGGACCAGTGAGACCTACCGCAACCGGGATGTGACCGTGCACAAGCCCGGTTTCGGCCTGGTAGCTGACCTTGGATCCACCCACGAGTTGTCCGAACTCACCGTCACGTCACCCAACCGAGGCTGGGCCGCTGAGATCTTGGTGTCGACGGGCGGCCAACCCACCGACAGGGCCGCATGGGGTGACCCAGTGGCCACCGTCACCGACGCCTCGCCAGGAGCGACCCTGGTCTCCTTCGCCCGTCGGTCGGGGTCGCGTGTGATGATCTGGTTCACCGATGTGGGTGAGGACAGAGCCGTGACGGTCAGCTCGCTGGAGGTGCGAGGCCGATGA
- the trxA gene encoding thioredoxin, giving the protein MANAIATLDQANFAEELATADKPVLVDFWAEWCGPCRALEPVLKEVAAENLDKITVAKVNVDENPDIARQFDIMSIPTLIVFQNGQPVHRFQGASGKAGMLQQLDQFL; this is encoded by the coding sequence ATGGCCAATGCCATTGCCACCCTCGACCAGGCCAACTTCGCCGAGGAGCTGGCCACCGCCGACAAGCCCGTCCTCGTTGACTTCTGGGCAGAGTGGTGCGGACCATGCCGAGCCCTCGAGCCTGTCCTCAAAGAGGTCGCGGCAGAGAACCTGGACAAGATCACGGTCGCCAAGGTGAACGTCGACGAGAACCCGGACATAGCCCGGCAGTTCGACATCATGAGCATCCCGACGCTCATTGTGTTTCAGAACGGTCAACCGGTTCACCGGTTTCAAGGCGCTTCGGGCAAGGCCGGAATGCTCCAACAGCTCGATCAGTTCCTCTGA
- the trxB gene encoding thioredoxin-disulfide reductase codes for MPCLWVGSSIRSPPKRPGRTTGPIRLLPTSLSRNGVPVSDIHNVVIIGSGPAGLTAAIYTARANLEPLVLEGEPSSTSDQPGGQLMLTTEVENFPGFPEGVMGPDLMMRFREQAQRFGAQTRYEKVSRVDLTERPFRLWVGDPDAPEPTYRAHSVIVATGAQSLMLGLDRERELLGHGVSTCATCDGFFFRNHTIAVVGGGDSAVEEATFLTKFADKVVLIHRRDELRASKIMQDRALSNPKIEMLWNHEVVSIEGDTKLTGLTVRHTQTGEESPLAVTGLFVAIGHRPNTDLFVDQLELDSDGYVVTGPGTATTVAGVFASGDVQDHTYKQAITAAGSGCMAAIDAERWLESNVHS; via the coding sequence ATGCCGTGCTTATGGGTCGGCTCGTCTATCCGCTCGCCTCCTAAGCGTCCCGGAAGAACTACCGGTCCGATCCGGTTGCTTCCGACGTCCCTGTCCCGAAACGGAGTCCCCGTGTCCGACATCCACAACGTCGTCATCATCGGATCCGGCCCTGCCGGGCTCACCGCGGCCATCTACACGGCACGAGCCAACCTCGAGCCCCTGGTGCTGGAGGGCGAGCCGTCTTCGACCTCTGATCAACCGGGTGGTCAACTCATGCTCACCACCGAGGTGGAGAACTTCCCCGGATTTCCAGAGGGGGTCATGGGTCCCGACCTGATGATGCGGTTCCGCGAGCAGGCTCAGAGATTCGGCGCTCAGACCCGTTACGAGAAGGTCAGCCGCGTCGACCTCACGGAACGTCCGTTCCGGCTGTGGGTTGGCGACCCTGACGCACCCGAACCCACTTATCGCGCCCATTCGGTAATCGTGGCCACCGGGGCCCAGTCGCTGATGCTCGGCCTGGACCGCGAGCGCGAGTTGCTCGGTCACGGCGTGTCGACATGTGCCACCTGCGACGGCTTCTTCTTCCGCAATCACACCATCGCCGTGGTGGGCGGCGGAGACTCCGCAGTGGAGGAAGCCACATTCCTCACCAAGTTCGCCGACAAGGTGGTCCTGATCCACCGGCGAGACGAGCTCCGAGCCTCCAAGATCATGCAGGACCGGGCGTTGAGCAACCCCAAGATCGAGATGCTGTGGAACCACGAGGTGGTGAGCATCGAAGGTGACACCAAGCTGACCGGTCTGACGGTACGTCACACCCAGACCGGTGAAGAGTCGCCCCTCGCCGTCACCGGCCTGTTCGTGGCCATCGGACATCGACCGAACACAGACCTGTTCGTAGACCAGTTGGAGCTCGACAGCGACGGTTACGTGGTCACCGGTCCCGGCACCGCCACCACCGTGGCGGGGGTCTTCGCCAGCGGAGACGTACAAGATCACACCTACAAGCAGGCCATCACCGCCGCCGGCTCTGGATGCATGGCCGCCATCGACGCAGAGCGATGGCTGGAGTCCAACGTCCACAGCTAA
- a CDS encoding Jag N-terminal domain-containing protein translates to MQWVETTGRTIEDAKEAALDQLGIDEAEAEFEILEEPKTGLFGRVRSEARVRARVVPRSPRPKTERRPRKPKSRADGAKTAGASDSSGASDQQSEAKASSSRPKSSTPRGRGSRDRSSETTTNQEGKQMSDEIVPIAQQADVITGFLEGLLTSLNIVGSVNRTQVDEDTIELDVVSDSADLGLLIGPKGQTLAAVHELSRAVLQRREPGRHEGRVRIDIGSYRQRRREALARFVRDQAAAVVESGVSRALEPMNAVDRKVVHDTVNEINGVSTISEGQDPDRRVVIVPNSAE, encoded by the coding sequence ATGCAGTGGGTTGAGACTACCGGCCGAACGATTGAGGACGCCAAAGAGGCAGCTCTCGATCAGCTCGGCATCGACGAAGCCGAGGCTGAGTTCGAGATCCTGGAAGAGCCCAAGACCGGCTTGTTCGGACGGGTCAGGTCCGAGGCCCGCGTCCGGGCCCGGGTAGTTCCGCGCTCTCCTAGACCCAAGACCGAGCGACGGCCTCGGAAGCCCAAGTCACGCGCTGATGGAGCCAAGACCGCAGGTGCCAGTGATTCCTCCGGAGCTTCAGACCAGCAGTCTGAGGCCAAGGCCTCCAGCTCCCGTCCCAAGAGCTCGACACCCCGCGGCCGCGGCTCTCGAGACCGAAGCTCGGAAACGACGACCAACCAGGAAGGCAAGCAGATGAGTGACGAGATCGTGCCGATAGCACAACAGGCTGATGTCATCACCGGGTTCTTGGAAGGCCTCTTGACCTCCTTGAACATCGTGGGTTCCGTGAACCGGACTCAGGTCGATGAGGACACCATCGAGCTTGATGTTGTCAGCGACAGCGCCGATCTAGGTCTGCTGATCGGACCCAAGGGTCAGACCCTGGCAGCGGTTCACGAGCTCTCACGGGCCGTCCTCCAGCGTCGGGAGCCGGGTCGCCACGAAGGCCGAGTCCGGATCGACATTGGGTCCTACCGCCAGCGTCGGCGCGAGGCCTTGGCCCGTTTCGTTCGTGACCAGGCTGCCGCGGTGGTCGAGTCGGGGGTCAGTCGGGCCTTGGAACCGATGAACGCGGTCGACCGGAAAGTGGTCCACGACACCGTCAACGAGATCAACGGGGTGTCGACCATCTCAGAGGGACAAGATCCCGACCGACGAGTGGTCATCGTTCCCAACTCGGCGGAGTGA
- a CDS encoding ParB/RepB/Spo0J family partition protein, with amino-acid sequence MVARRSGLGRGLGALIPSEVTASEQDASLRELAVSQIDPNPMQPRERFDEEALVALTASVSELGVLQPVLVRPVGDRFELIAGERRWRAAKRAGLQAIPAVVRTVDDTASLEQAVVENLHRQDLNALEEAAAYQQLIEDFQLSHDDVARRVGKSRSAVSNTLRLLQLPPSIQKLVIESQISAGHARALLGTPDRAFQEALARRTVSDQLSVRDVEEAVKARGGDESEQGGSSGVSGGDHHQQPGAQPGSKLRPPGLLELEELLSDRLDTRVKVVMGSKRGKVTIDFATLEDLERIYRAMTNPPTVED; translated from the coding sequence GTGGTGGCGCGGCGTAGTGGTTTGGGACGCGGTCTGGGGGCGCTGATCCCCAGTGAGGTGACGGCGTCCGAGCAGGACGCATCCTTGCGGGAGCTGGCGGTGAGTCAGATCGATCCCAACCCGATGCAGCCTCGCGAGCGGTTCGATGAAGAGGCCCTTGTTGCCCTGACCGCATCGGTGAGCGAGCTTGGTGTGCTCCAGCCGGTGTTGGTGCGCCCGGTAGGGGATCGCTTCGAACTGATTGCCGGAGAACGTCGATGGCGTGCGGCCAAGCGTGCCGGGCTTCAGGCGATCCCCGCTGTGGTGAGGACGGTGGATGACACCGCCTCACTGGAGCAGGCTGTGGTCGAGAACCTGCATCGTCAGGACTTGAACGCGTTGGAGGAGGCTGCTGCCTATCAGCAGTTGATCGAAGACTTCCAGCTTTCCCATGACGATGTCGCCCGCCGGGTAGGCAAGAGCCGGTCGGCAGTGTCGAACACGCTTCGACTGCTCCAGCTTCCGCCTTCGATCCAAAAATTGGTGATCGAGAGCCAGATAAGTGCCGGGCATGCCCGGGCTCTGCTGGGGACTCCGGACCGTGCCTTCCAGGAGGCACTGGCTCGCCGTACGGTTTCCGATCAACTGTCGGTCCGGGACGTCGAAGAGGCAGTGAAAGCTCGAGGCGGAGACGAGTCCGAGCAGGGTGGTTCCTCGGGGGTTTCCGGTGGAGACCACCATCAACAACCAGGCGCACAGCCCGGATCGAAGTTGCGTCCCCCCGGTCTGCTGGAGTTGGAGGAGTTGCTCTCCGACCGACTCGACACCCGGGTCAAGGTGGTAATGGGGTCGAAGCGGGGCAAGGTGACAATCGACTTTGCCACGTTGGAGGATCTCGAGCGGATCTATCGGGCTATGACCAACCCGCCAACAGTCGAAGATTGA
- the rpmH gene encoding 50S ribosomal protein L34 yields the protein MKRTFQPNVRKRAKNHGFRSRMSTRAGRAILRNRRLKGRARLSA from the coding sequence GTGAAGAGAACTTTCCAACCCAACGTCCGCAAGCGGGCCAAGAACCACGGTTTCCGTAGCCGTATGTCGACCCGAGCCGGTCGCGCCATCCTGCGCAATCGTCGCCTCAAGGGCAGGGCCCGGCTGTCGGCCTGA
- the yidD gene encoding membrane protein insertion efficiency factor YidD, with protein MARALRALIHSYQVVRAGRPSPCRFIPSCSAYAAEAIESHGAGRGSWLAVKRVCRCHPWGGHGWDPVPEANKANLGVSGAPNPSDHLTERTVA; from the coding sequence ATGGCCCGAGCCTTGCGCGCTCTGATCCACTCCTACCAGGTCGTTCGAGCCGGTAGGCCGTCTCCGTGTCGGTTCATCCCGTCCTGTTCCGCCTACGCCGCTGAGGCCATCGAGTCACACGGCGCGGGTCGGGGTTCATGGCTGGCGGTGAAGCGAGTCTGTCGTTGTCACCCCTGGGGTGGACACGGCTGGGACCCGGTTCCCGAGGCGAACAAGGCCAACTTGGGTGTCAGCGGTGCGCCCAACCCATCTGACCACCTCACCGAACGGACGGTCGCCTGA
- a CDS encoding class I SAM-dependent methyltransferase, with translation MTVSVSALLEESRSLGFLGPGPVEDHIRHSLAFIDAVPTEPSKALDLGAGGGLPGLVLVAEVWPTTSWTFLDSQAKRTAFLARSVEALGHSHRVEIVTDRAEVVGRDGVHRSSYDLVVSRSFGPPAVTAECAAPLLRPGGLLVVSEPPEPATDRWPKSGLAELGLIVDHADDRYGAHLMVLRRTDDPVEKYPRRTGIPAKRPLF, from the coding sequence GTGACGGTCTCAGTTTCTGCCCTCCTCGAGGAAAGCCGGTCACTGGGCTTCCTGGGACCGGGTCCCGTCGAAGATCACATCCGCCATTCACTGGCCTTCATAGACGCTGTCCCGACTGAACCATCGAAGGCCCTCGATCTGGGGGCCGGCGGTGGTCTCCCGGGCCTGGTGCTGGTGGCTGAGGTGTGGCCGACTACCTCGTGGACATTCCTGGATAGTCAAGCCAAGCGCACCGCGTTTCTGGCCCGCTCCGTAGAGGCGCTCGGACACTCGCACCGTGTCGAGATCGTCACCGACCGCGCCGAGGTTGTTGGTCGGGACGGCGTCCACCGATCCAGCTACGACCTGGTCGTATCTCGTAGCTTTGGTCCCCCCGCGGTGACCGCAGAGTGCGCCGCTCCCCTGCTTCGACCAGGTGGTCTGCTGGTGGTTAGCGAACCTCCTGAACCGGCGACGGATCGTTGGCCCAAGTCTGGCCTGGCTGAGCTCGGGTTGATAGTCGACCACGCTGATGACAGGTACGGCGCTCATCTGATGGTGTTGAGGCGAACAGACGATCCCGTGGAAAAATATCCCCGCCGAACCGGGATCCCCGCCAAGCGTCCCCTTTTCTGA
- a CDS encoding ParA family protein: MPRIIAVANQKGGVGKTTTAVNLGACLADLGYRTLVVDLDPQGNASTGLGINIRGLQASMYDVILNDVPIEDCIEASSVRNLFVAPASLDLAGAEIELVPAFSRELRLKQALAEVREDYDYVLIDCPPSLGLLTINGMAAATEVLVPIQCEYYALEGLGQLLRNVGLVQKNLNPTLDVSTIVLVMYDARTKLADQVVTEVRNHFGDKVCRMMIPRTVRLSEAPSFGQPIIAFDPSSRGAIAYRELAKEVSGGAA, from the coding sequence TTGCCCAGAATCATTGCGGTGGCAAACCAGAAGGGTGGTGTTGGGAAGACCACCACGGCGGTGAACCTTGGCGCATGTCTTGCTGATCTGGGCTATCGGACGTTGGTGGTCGACCTAGACCCCCAGGGCAATGCCAGCACTGGTCTCGGCATCAACATTCGTGGTCTCCAGGCCTCGATGTACGACGTCATCCTCAATGATGTTCCCATCGAAGATTGCATCGAGGCATCGTCAGTGAGGAATCTGTTCGTAGCTCCAGCGAGCCTTGACCTGGCCGGTGCAGAGATCGAACTGGTGCCGGCATTCAGTCGAGAGCTCCGTCTCAAGCAGGCTCTGGCCGAGGTGCGTGAGGACTATGACTACGTACTGATCGATTGTCCGCCGTCATTGGGGCTGCTCACCATCAATGGGATGGCAGCAGCTACCGAGGTATTGGTACCCATACAGTGCGAGTACTACGCCCTAGAAGGACTTGGTCAGCTCCTGCGCAATGTGGGACTTGTCCAGAAGAACCTGAACCCCACGCTGGACGTTTCAACCATTGTCTTGGTCATGTACGACGCCCGCACGAAGTTGGCCGACCAGGTGGTGACCGAGGTCAGGAATCACTTCGGTGACAAGGTATGTCGAATGATGATCCCGAGAACCGTCCGTTTGTCGGAGGCCCCGTCGTTCGGTCAGCCGATCATCGCTTTCGATCCGTCTTCTCGCGGCGCCATCGCCTACCGGGAACTGGCCAAGGAGGTAAGTGGTGGCGCGGCGTAG